In a genomic window of Cyanobacteria bacterium GSL.Bin1:
- a CDS encoding glutaredoxin family protein — MHLILYSKPGCHLCEGLQEKLEQISTISVDLEIRDITTRDDWFQAYQYSIPVLCIERANQEETLPRPSPRASVEYLTRLLQQYQG, encoded by the coding sequence ATGCACTTAATTTTATATTCCAAGCCGGGTTGCCACCTTTGTGAGGGACTACAAGAAAAGTTAGAACAAATCAGCACAATTTCTGTTGACTTAGAAATTCGAGATATCACCACGCGGGACGATTGGTTTCAAGCCTATCAATATTCTATTCCGGTATTGTGTATAGAACGGGCTAACCAAGAAGAAACTTTACCTCGTCCTTCGCCTCGAGCTTCTGTGGAGTATTTAACTCGCTTATTGCAACAATATCAAGGATAA
- the rimP gene encoding ribosome maturation factor RimP encodes MTHPLIPQITQIATPIAQNLGLEVVEVAFLTNESPPILRVEVRNPEEDTSLNDCEQMSRTLEAELDLAEVIPDAYVLEVSSPGISEQLTRDREYESFKGFPVLVSTDPPYKGKQKWQGTLNRRDETTVYINQKGRLIKIPRNVIQTVELDTPS; translated from the coding sequence ATGACACATCCTTTGATTCCCCAAATCACCCAAATTGCTACCCCGATCGCGCAAAACCTCGGCTTAGAAGTTGTCGAAGTGGCGTTCTTAACCAACGAAAGTCCCCCCATCTTGCGGGTGGAAGTGCGTAATCCAGAAGAGGACACCAGTCTCAATGACTGCGAACAAATGAGCCGCACCTTAGAAGCAGAATTGGATTTGGCGGAAGTGATTCCGGATGCTTATGTGTTGGAAGTCTCCAGCCCGGGAATTTCAGAACAATTGACGCGCGATCGCGAATATGAAAGTTTTAAGGGTTTTCCTGTCTTGGTGAGCACGGATCCACCCTATAAAGGAAAACAAAAATGGCAGGGAACGCTCAATCGGCGTGATGAAACGACGGTTTATATCAATCAGAAAGGACGACTGATTAAAATTCCCCGTAATGTCATCCAGACGGTAGAACTGGATACCCCATCTTAG
- the nusA gene encoding transcription termination factor NusA, which produces MAIVSLPGLGRMIEEISEGHNLPPSAVKAALQEALLKGYERYRRSRTLDRDQFSDDYFDNFEVQLDVEEEGFMVLATKEIVEEVENSDHQIGLKEVQEVADEAELGDSVVLDVTPQQKEFGRMAAIQTKQVLMQKLRDQERRMIQEEFQDLEETVLQARVIRFERQSVIMAVTSGYGRPEVEAELPRRDQLPNDNYRANATFRVYLKKVREGVGRGPQLIVSRASAGLVAYLFENEVPEIQDEVVRIVAIAREANPPSRNVGSRTKIAVDTLDRDVDPVGACIGARGSRIQAVVNELRGEKIDVIRWSPDPEIYIKNALSPAQINRVVLMDTEQRHAQVLVPENQLSLAIGKDGQNVRLSAHLTGWKIDIKEVNQYQELPEDTETWDESETETGEVFSPNSEDSEETVEAQASPLEVNMDD; this is translated from the coding sequence ATGGCTATTGTCAGTTTACCGGGTTTAGGCCGGATGATTGAAGAAATTAGTGAAGGACATAATTTACCGCCGAGTGCGGTCAAAGCAGCGCTGCAAGAAGCTTTATTAAAAGGATATGAACGCTATCGCCGATCGCGCACCCTCGATCGCGATCAATTTAGTGATGACTACTTCGATAATTTTGAAGTGCAACTGGATGTGGAAGAAGAAGGCTTTATGGTTCTTGCCACCAAAGAGATTGTGGAAGAAGTGGAAAATTCGGATCATCAAATTGGCTTAAAAGAAGTGCAAGAAGTCGCCGATGAAGCCGAACTTGGAGATAGCGTCGTTCTCGATGTGACGCCTCAGCAAAAAGAATTCGGGCGCATGGCTGCAATTCAGACCAAGCAAGTGCTGATGCAGAAATTGCGCGATCAAGAACGCCGGATGATTCAAGAAGAATTCCAAGACTTAGAAGAAACGGTCTTGCAAGCGCGCGTGATCCGCTTTGAACGACAATCGGTGATTATGGCAGTCACCAGCGGCTATGGTCGTCCAGAAGTGGAAGCCGAACTCCCTCGCCGTGACCAACTTCCCAATGATAATTACCGCGCCAATGCTACCTTTCGCGTTTATCTGAAAAAAGTTCGTGAAGGGGTCGGTCGCGGACCGCAACTGATTGTCTCTCGGGCATCAGCGGGCTTAGTCGCCTACTTGTTTGAAAACGAAGTGCCCGAAATTCAAGATGAAGTGGTCAGAATTGTCGCGATCGCGCGGGAAGCCAATCCCCCCTCTCGCAATGTGGGATCGCGGACGAAAATTGCCGTCGATACCCTTGATCGCGATGTTGATCCGGTAGGTGCTTGCATTGGGGCGCGAGGATCACGCATTCAAGCAGTTGTTAATGAACTGCGAGGGGAGAAAATTGATGTCATTCGCTGGTCTCCTGACCCGGAAATCTATATCAAAAATGCCCTCAGTCCCGCTCAAATCAATCGTGTGGTTTTAATGGACACCGAACAACGGCACGCCCAAGTTCTGGTTCCAGAAAATCAACTCAGTCTCGCGATCGGGAAAGATGGACAAAACGTTCGTCTCAGCGCTCATCTGACCGGTTGGAAAATTGATATCAAAGAAGTCAATCAATACCAAGAACTCCCAGAAGACACGGAAACGTGGGACGAATCAGAAACAGAGACTGGAGAAGTCTTTTCCCCAAATTCTGAAGATTCTGAGGAAACAGTAGAAGCGCAAGCCTCTCCCCTAGAAGTTAATATGGATGATTGA
- the clpS gene encoding ATP-dependent Clp protease adapter ClpS — protein sequence MATEVLDKPAIQTVEKNQTVRKPAPRYRVLLHNDDFNGMEYVVETLLQTVPSLTQPQAVDIMMEAHNSGVSLVITCAQEHAEFYCETLKNHGLTSTIEPDE from the coding sequence GTGGCAACTGAAGTTCTAGATAAGCCCGCGATTCAGACCGTTGAGAAAAATCAAACCGTTCGCAAACCCGCCCCTCGGTATCGGGTACTCCTCCACAATGATGACTTTAATGGGATGGAGTATGTGGTAGAGACTTTATTACAAACTGTGCCCAGCCTGACTCAACCCCAAGCCGTGGATATTATGATGGAAGCTCATAACTCTGGCGTCTCTTTAGTGATTACTTGCGCTCAAGAACACGCCGAGTTCTACTGTGAAACGCTCAAAAATCATGGGTTGACCAGTACCATCGAGCCAGATGAATAA